A single window of Brevundimonas vitisensis DNA harbors:
- a CDS encoding universal stress protein, whose protein sequence is MPRKFLVIADDSPEFEAALRYAARRARSTGGRVALLRVIPRGLDAHWSGARDDIERELRTEAEALLQRLGQEAAERSGASPLFLIEQGEPQAAIRKVVGEDPEIKILVLASAGGGRAPGPLVSAVLKQGAAFTGRKLPVTIVPGELTEKDIEDLA, encoded by the coding sequence ATGCCGCGTAAGTTCCTGGTGATCGCGGACGACAGTCCCGAGTTCGAGGCGGCGCTGCGCTACGCGGCGCGGCGGGCGCGATCGACCGGCGGGCGGGTGGCCCTGCTGCGGGTCATTCCTCGCGGACTGGATGCTCACTGGTCCGGAGCCCGTGACGACATCGAACGTGAACTGCGCACCGAGGCCGAAGCCCTGCTGCAGCGGCTGGGGCAGGAGGCGGCCGAGCGGTCGGGAGCTTCGCCGCTTTTCCTGATCGAACAGGGCGAGCCTCAGGCTGCCATCCGCAAGGTCGTTGGCGAGGACCCCGAGATCAAGATCCTGGTCCTGGCCTCGGCTGGCGGGGGCCGCGCACCCGGTCCCCTGGTCTCAGCCGTTCTGAAACAGGGCGCGGCCTTCACCGGGCGCAAACTGCCCGTCACGATCGTTCCGGGCGAGCTGACCGAGAAGGACATCGAGGATCTGGCCTAG
- a CDS encoding NAD-glutamate dehydrogenase, with protein MSGEAHAPIPQPITLEALGRAFATALGRSGGPDAVQTDFLTQALEDYVADETPEIDGADLAAVLATAWKAGEGRAHGEAARISIGPLTGSGGRRAAYDLIQIIQDDRPFLVDSVMGELAERGVTARGMFHPVVEMGGGRTSVIVIVADPLSQERRDELGEGLAATLADVGTSVSDHEAMNALMTRSIAQLRTSPPPIDAATVEETIAFLAWLNADHFVFLGARDYDYPRTGDGDYEAEAPLSLSGEGLGVLRDPERTVLRRANEPAVLTKSMKRQLDLSEPVTVAKANIRSRVHRRAYMDYVGVKRYGPDGRASGETRFVGLFTAEAYDRAAGEVPLVRRKVANALARAGKAAGSHNHKRLKNILENYPRDELFQISEDELLRIASGILHLYDRPRIRIFSRRDPFDRFVSVLTFIPRERFDASVRERIGRILARAWGGRLSAWYPQLSDAPLVRIHYIIGVTPGEHPCPDHAALEAEVAEAGRGWVERFESAVRAADIEETQVGPLSARWAEAFGAGYRDRYEAAEAVEDLTQFDRLNDSGLLDGGEPVAVRAFRTRSDTPLQFRFKLYRRGAAVPLSDVLPILADMGLKTLEEWGHAVTPTGGQPIHVHEFLLEDPRGADLNFADVKETFEAAVSAVWTGRTESDGFNRMVLELGVDWRQAALIRTLARYRQQTGLDPSQAVQEEALRDYPAVARAILSLFACKFDPVGPAQAEREAHAAELVEKINALLQEVKSLDHDRALRRLSLLVQAIKRTNFYQTGPDGEPKPHISIKIASRELDDLPLPKPYREIFVWAPHIEGVHLRFGPVARGGLRWSDRRDDFRTEVLGLVKAQQVKNAVIVPVGSKGGFYPKGLPAIVRSGGDRDAQQAEAIRAYKTFLSGLLDITDNLAADGSVIHPANVIAWEGDDPYLVVAADKGTATFSDIANGVSRDYGFWLDDAFASGGSVGYDHKVMGITARGAWEAVKRHFREAGKDIQTEPFTVVGVGDMSGDVFGNGMLLSKAIRLVAAFDHRDIFIDPNPDPATSWIERDRMFKLPRSSWADYDTRLISAGGGVFSRSAKSIQLSPEIKAALDISDDVLDPASLMKAILKAPAELLYLGGIGTYVKAPHESDLQVGDKANDAIRVDAGELRVKVVGEGANLGLTQAGRIAFAQAGGRINTDAIDNSAGVDSSDHEVNIKILTGTAIASGNLKAEDRDALLASMTDEVGLKVLVHNYDQTLAISLQEAEGPGGLDAQVRFMQALGARGKLDRKVEGLPDDTRLAEMRATGAALTRPELAVLTAYSKIELFDEIVASTAPDDPFFEETLVRYFPEPLARFQEDMKRHRLRREIVSTVMANEIVNMAGATFPDRLKQSAECDTAAMVVAFEAARRVFRLDEAWDAVSGLDLKITAEAQMALYGEIATVLRRQTSWLARRAAQQGTSVGGLIATYRPTADTLRQAGGDVLSRFEQGRLEARVAAFTDLGAPAELAATVALLRPMVATADIGDLAREAGWGAPEMARLYHQVGAAFDFDRLRAAAGQVPSLDHFDRLAVRRLIRDLMSEQMMLTRAVARATDASVGRDEATAEAAVDAWIGPKQALVEGVRASVDEIEASGLGWTFAKLTIANSTIRDVAAAVG; from the coding sequence ATGTCCGGCGAAGCCCATGCCCCGATCCCTCAGCCGATCACGCTGGAGGCGCTGGGGCGGGCGTTTGCCACAGCGCTCGGTCGCAGCGGCGGCCCGGACGCGGTCCAGACGGATTTCCTGACCCAGGCGCTTGAAGACTACGTCGCCGATGAAACCCCGGAAATCGACGGCGCTGATCTGGCGGCGGTCCTGGCTACTGCCTGGAAGGCGGGCGAAGGCCGGGCCCACGGCGAAGCGGCGCGAATCAGCATCGGCCCGCTGACCGGTTCGGGCGGGCGACGCGCGGCCTATGACCTGATCCAGATCATTCAGGACGACCGCCCCTTCCTGGTCGACAGTGTCATGGGCGAGTTGGCCGAGCGCGGCGTCACGGCGCGCGGCATGTTCCACCCGGTGGTCGAGATGGGCGGGGGCCGGACGTCCGTCATCGTGATCGTGGCCGATCCTCTGTCGCAGGAGCGGCGCGACGAACTGGGCGAGGGTCTGGCCGCGACCCTGGCTGACGTGGGAACCTCGGTCAGCGATCACGAGGCGATGAACGCCCTGATGACCCGCTCGATCGCCCAGTTGCGGACCTCGCCTCCGCCGATCGACGCGGCCACGGTCGAGGAAACGATCGCCTTCCTGGCTTGGCTGAATGCCGACCATTTCGTCTTCCTGGGCGCCCGCGACTATGACTATCCGCGCACCGGTGACGGAGATTACGAAGCCGAAGCCCCGCTCAGCCTGTCGGGTGAGGGGCTGGGGGTGCTGCGCGATCCGGAACGCACCGTCCTGCGGCGCGCCAATGAACCGGCCGTTCTGACCAAGTCGATGAAGCGGCAGCTGGACCTGTCGGAACCGGTGACGGTGGCCAAGGCCAACATCCGGTCCCGCGTCCATCGCCGTGCCTATATGGACTATGTGGGGGTCAAACGTTACGGCCCGGATGGCCGGGCCTCGGGCGAGACCCGCTTTGTCGGCCTGTTCACGGCCGAAGCCTATGACCGGGCGGCCGGCGAAGTGCCGCTGGTCCGGCGCAAGGTCGCCAATGCCCTGGCCCGCGCGGGCAAGGCAGCCGGAAGCCACAACCACAAGCGCCTCAAGAATATTCTCGAGAATTATCCTCGCGACGAGCTGTTCCAGATCAGCGAGGACGAACTGCTGCGCATCGCTTCGGGCATCCTGCATCTGTACGATCGGCCGCGGATCCGCATCTTCTCGCGTCGGGACCCCTTCGACCGGTTCGTCTCGGTCCTGACCTTTATTCCGCGCGAGCGGTTCGACGCCTCGGTGCGCGAGCGGATCGGGCGGATTCTGGCGCGGGCCTGGGGTGGCCGTCTGTCGGCCTGGTATCCGCAGCTGTCGGATGCGCCGCTGGTGCGCATCCACTACATCATCGGGGTTACGCCGGGCGAGCATCCCTGTCCCGACCATGCCGCTCTGGAAGCGGAAGTGGCCGAGGCCGGACGCGGCTGGGTCGAACGGTTCGAAAGCGCTGTGCGCGCCGCCGACATCGAGGAGACTCAGGTCGGGCCGCTGAGCGCCCGCTGGGCCGAGGCCTTCGGGGCCGGCTACCGGGATCGCTACGAGGCGGCCGAGGCCGTCGAGGATTTGACCCAGTTCGACCGGCTGAACGACAGCGGCCTGCTGGACGGGGGCGAACCGGTTGCCGTGCGGGCGTTCCGCACACGGTCAGACACGCCGCTGCAGTTCCGCTTCAAGCTGTATCGCCGTGGGGCCGCCGTGCCTCTGTCCGATGTCCTGCCGATCCTGGCGGACATGGGGCTGAAGACGCTTGAGGAATGGGGCCATGCCGTCACGCCGACCGGGGGGCAGCCCATCCATGTGCACGAATTCCTGCTGGAAGACCCGCGCGGCGCAGACCTGAATTTTGCCGACGTCAAGGAGACGTTCGAGGCTGCGGTGTCCGCCGTCTGGACGGGCCGGACCGAGAGCGACGGTTTCAACCGCATGGTCCTTGAGCTGGGTGTCGACTGGCGCCAGGCCGCCCTGATCCGCACCCTGGCCCGCTATCGCCAGCAGACCGGACTGGACCCCAGCCAGGCGGTGCAGGAGGAGGCGCTTCGCGACTATCCGGCCGTGGCGCGGGCGATCCTGTCGCTGTTTGCCTGCAAGTTCGATCCGGTGGGACCGGCCCAGGCCGAGCGTGAAGCCCATGCGGCGGAACTGGTCGAGAAGATCAACGCCCTGCTCCAGGAGGTGAAGAGCCTGGATCACGACCGGGCCCTGCGCCGCCTGTCCCTGCTGGTGCAGGCGATCAAGCGGACCAACTTCTATCAAACCGGGCCCGATGGCGAGCCCAAGCCCCACATCTCGATCAAGATCGCCTCGCGCGAGCTGGACGACCTGCCCCTGCCCAAGCCCTATCGCGAGATTTTCGTGTGGGCCCCGCATATCGAGGGGGTGCATCTGCGCTTCGGCCCGGTGGCGCGCGGCGGCCTTCGCTGGTCCGACCGCCGCGACGACTTCCGCACCGAGGTGCTGGGCCTGGTCAAGGCGCAGCAGGTCAAGAATGCGGTGATCGTGCCGGTCGGTTCCAAGGGGGGCTTCTATCCCAAGGGTCTGCCCGCCATCGTGCGCTCGGGCGGCGACCGCGACGCCCAGCAGGCCGAAGCCATCCGCGCCTACAAGACCTTCCTGTCGGGTCTGTTGGACATCACCGACAACCTGGCCGCCGATGGATCGGTCATTCACCCGGCCAATGTCATCGCCTGGGAGGGGGACGACCCCTATCTGGTCGTGGCGGCGGACAAGGGCACGGCCACCTTCTCGGACATCGCCAACGGGGTGTCGCGCGACTATGGCTTCTGGCTGGACGATGCTTTCGCCTCGGGCGGGTCGGTCGGTTATGACCACAAGGTCATGGGCATCACGGCCCGCGGTGCCTGGGAGGCGGTCAAGCGCCACTTCCGCGAGGCGGGCAAGGACATTCAGACCGAGCCCTTCACCGTCGTCGGCGTCGGCGACATGAGCGGCGACGTCTTCGGCAACGGCATGCTGCTGTCCAAGGCGATCCGTCTGGTCGCCGCCTTCGACCACCGCGACATCTTCATCGACCCCAATCCCGATCCGGCCACCAGCTGGATCGAGCGGGATCGGATGTTCAAGCTGCCGCGCTCGTCCTGGGCCGACTATGACACCCGCCTGATCTCGGCGGGCGGAGGCGTCTTTTCGCGCAGCGCCAAGTCGATCCAGCTGTCGCCCGAAATCAAGGCGGCGCTGGACATCAGCGACGACGTCCTGGATCCCGCCAGCCTGATGAAGGCCATACTGAAGGCCCCGGCCGAGTTGCTGTATCTCGGCGGCATCGGCACCTATGTGAAGGCCCCCCACGAAAGCGATCTGCAGGTTGGCGACAAGGCCAATGACGCCATCCGCGTCGATGCAGGCGAGCTGAGGGTCAAGGTTGTCGGGGAGGGAGCCAACCTCGGTCTGACCCAGGCCGGGCGCATCGCCTTTGCCCAGGCCGGCGGCCGGATCAACACCGACGCCATCGACAACTCCGCCGGGGTCGACAGCTCCGACCATGAGGTCAACATCAAGATCCTGACCGGGACGGCGATCGCCTCAGGAAATCTGAAGGCTGAGGATCGCGACGCCCTGCTGGCCTCGATGACGGACGAGGTCGGGCTGAAGGTGCTGGTGCACAACTATGACCAGACCTTGGCCATCAGCCTGCAGGAGGCCGAGGGTCCGGGCGGACTGGATGCCCAGGTTCGCTTCATGCAGGCGCTGGGCGCGCGGGGCAAACTGGACCGCAAGGTCGAGGGTCTGCCCGACGATACCCGCCTCGCCGAAATGCGGGCGACGGGCGCGGCCCTGACCCGGCCGGAGCTCGCCGTTCTGACGGCCTACTCCAAGATCGAGCTGTTCGACGAAATCGTCGCCTCGACAGCCCCGGACGATCCCTTCTTCGAAGAGACGCTCGTCCGCTATTTCCCGGAGCCGCTGGCGCGCTTCCAGGAGGACATGAAGCGGCACCGGCTGCGGCGCGAGATCGTCTCGACCGTCATGGCCAATGAGATCGTCAACATGGCCGGGGCGACCTTCCCCGACCGGCTGAAGCAGAGCGCGGAGTGCGACACGGCGGCCATGGTCGTCGCCTTCGAGGCGGCAAGGCGCGTCTTCAGACTGGACGAGGCCTGGGATGCGGTCTCGGGCCTGGACCTGAAGATCACGGCAGAGGCCCAGATGGCCCTTTATGGCGAGATCGCCACGGTCCTGCGTCGCCAGACCTCCTGGCTGGCGCGGCGCGCGGCGCAGCAGGGCACCTCGGTCGGGGGACTGATCGCCACCTATCGTCCGACGGCCGACACCCTGCGCCAGGCCGGAGGCGACGTCCTTTCCCGGTTCGAACAAGGGCGTCTGGAGGCGAGGGTGGCTGCCTTTACCGACCTTGGGGCTCCGGCTGAACTGGCGGCGACCGTCGCCCTGCTGCGGCCCATGGTGGCCACGGCGGACATTGGCGATCTGGCCCGCGAGGCCGGCTGGGGTGCGCCCGAAATGGCCCGGTTGTATCATCAGGTTGGCGCGGCCTTCGACTTCGACCGGCTTCGCGCGGCGGCGGGTCAGGTGCCCTCTCTGGACCATTTCGACCGTCTGGCGGTGCGTCGCCTGATCCGGGATCTGATGTCGGAGCAGATGATGCTGACTCGTGCCGTGGCGCGGGCGACGGATGCTTCGGTCGGCCGGGACGAGGCGACGGCCGAGGCGGCGGTCGACGCCTGGATCGGCCCGAAGCAGGCCCTGGTCGAGGGCGTTCGCGCCTCGGTCGACGAGATCGAGGCTTCTGGCCTGGGTTGGACCTTCGCCAAGCTGACCATTGCCAACAGCACGATCCGCGATGTTGCGGCGGCCGTGGGATGA
- a CDS encoding outer membrane protein: protein MKTMISAASLALLVVAGASPVLAQDWSGPYVGVYGGYLETGEEEDERLIFDRDFDGQFDDTVVLNGTNNSAFSPGSCDGVGLSNSAAGGCDSDSNGVEGGVRAGWDWQFGNFVVGGVAEISAVKSEDSVTSFSTTPASYIITSEIEHMAALRARLGYAFGPVLVYGTGGAAYAKVNNSFYTTNGANTFTARTDEDDADGYQAGAGMEWKLAPNLSLVGEYLYTSLEADPYVIRVGPGTAPATNPFILPPNTAGTDLRRSNDNYDIHAFRIGMNVSF from the coding sequence ATGAAAACAATGATTTCTGCGGCGTCGCTGGCGCTCCTGGTCGTCGCGGGCGCTTCGCCCGTCCTGGCCCAGGACTGGTCCGGCCCGTACGTCGGCGTCTACGGCGGCTATCTGGAAACCGGCGAGGAAGAAGACGAGCGTCTGATCTTCGACCGCGATTTCGATGGCCAGTTCGACGACACTGTCGTCCTGAACGGCACCAACAACAGCGCCTTCAGCCCCGGTTCCTGCGACGGCGTGGGCCTGAGCAACAGCGCCGCCGGTGGCTGTGATTCCGACAGCAACGGCGTCGAAGGCGGCGTTCGCGCCGGTTGGGACTGGCAGTTCGGCAACTTCGTCGTCGGTGGCGTCGCTGAAATCAGCGCCGTGAAGTCCGAGGACAGCGTGACCTCGTTCAGCACCACCCCGGCCTCCTACATCATCACCAGCGAAATCGAGCACATGGCCGCCCTGCGCGCCCGTCTCGGCTACGCCTTCGGTCCGGTGCTGGTCTATGGAACGGGCGGCGCCGCCTATGCCAAGGTCAACAACAGCTTCTACACCACCAACGGTGCCAACACCTTCACCGCTCGCACGGATGAAGACGATGCCGACGGTTATCAGGCCGGTGCCGGCATGGAGTGGAAACTGGCTCCGAACCTGAGCCTGGTGGGCGAGTATCTGTACACCAGCCTGGAAGCCGATCCCTATGTGATCCGCGTCGGACCGGGCACGGCCCCTGCGACCAACCCCTTCATCCTGCCGCCGAACACGGCTGGTACGGACCTGCGTCGCAGCAACGACAACTATGACATTCACGCCTTCCGCATCGGCATGAACGTCAGCTTCTAA